The following nucleotide sequence is from Kiritimatiellia bacterium.
CGCGCCGGATCAGCGCGGCCCCGCAGCCGGGACAGAACGTGGTCTCGCCGTCCCGGGTCGGCAGATTGCCGACGTACACGTGCTTCAGGCCTTCCGCCCGGGCCAGCTCGCGGGCCCGCACGAGGGTGTCCTCCGGCGTCGGCGGCAGGTGCCGCATCTGGTAGTGCGGGAAGAACCGCGAGAAATGCAGCGGCGTTTCCGGGCCGAGATTCTCCTTCACCCAGCGCGCCAGCGGGACCAGGTCCGCGTCGCTGTCGTTGAGCGTCGGGATGATCAGGTTGGTGACCTCGACCTCCACGCCGAGCGACTTGGCCAGCACGAGCGCGTCGAGCACGGGCGGCAGCGTGCCGTCGCAGACGGTCCGGTAAAAACTGTCCGACATCGCCTTGAGGTCGATGTTCGCGGCGTCCACGTAGCGGCACAGCTCGCGCATCGGCTCCGGGTTGATGTACCCCGCGGTCACGAGCACGTTACGCAGGCCCGCCTCGCGACAGAGGCGGCAACTGTCCAGCGCGTACTCGTAGTACGCGGCGGGATCGGTATAGGTGTAGGCCACCGAGAGGCAGTGGGTGCGCCGCGCGAGCGGGGGGATGCCTTCCGGCGGCAGGGGCGCGGCCTCGACTTCCTCGGGATTGCGCTGCGAGATTTCCCAGTTCTGGCAGTTCTTGCAGTGCAGGTTGCAACCGACGGTCGCCAGGGACAGGATGCCCGTGCCCGGCAGGAAATGGAACAGCGGCTTTTTCTCCATCGGGTCCACGTGGACGGACGCGGGGAATCCGTACGTCACCGCGCAGAGCTTCCCGTCCAGGTTCACGCGGATGCGGCAATCCCCGCTCTGGCCGGGCCCGATGACGCAGCCCTTCGGGCAGAGTTCGCACTGGATCAGACCGCCGCTCATCCTGCGTTCATTGTCCGCCCGAGCGCCGGACGTGTCAAACCAGCTCGGCGAAGACGGCGTCGCTGACGGCCAGCCCTTTTTCCGTCAGGCGCAGCCGGTCATCTTCTTCCTCCAGCATGCCCAGCCGCGCGAGCCAGGCGATCTCCCCGCCCCGCAGCGCGTGGTAGTCGAAGCCGGTCTCCCGGCGAAACGCTGCACGCTCCACGCCGTCGAGCCGGCGCAGGCCGAAGAC
It contains:
- the amrS gene encoding AmmeMemoRadiSam system radical SAM enzyme, which translates into the protein MSGGLIQCELCPKGCVIGPGQSGDCRIRVNLDGKLCAVTYGFPASVHVDPMEKKPLFHFLPGTGILSLATVGCNLHCKNCQNWEISQRNPEEVEAAPLPPEGIPPLARRTHCLSVAYTYTDPAAYYEYALDSCRLCREAGLRNVLVTAGYINPEPMRELCRYVDAANIDLKAMSDSFYRTVCDGTLPPVLDALVLAKSLGVEVEVTNLIIPTLNDSDADLVPLARWVKENLGPETPLHFSRFFPHYQMRHLPPTPEDTLVRARELARAEGLKHVYVGNLPTRDGETTFCPGCGAALIRRDRYVILSNRLRDGRCPDCGREVYGVWK